One segment of Brassica napus cultivar Da-Ae chromosome C3, Da-Ae, whole genome shotgun sequence DNA contains the following:
- the LOC106385588 gene encoding zinc finger A20 and AN1 domain-containing stress-associated protein 7-like has product MSSEQNNSTSFPPTEPKLCDNGCGFFGSPSNMNLCSKCYRSFHAEEEQTEVAKAAVKNSLKLPSCTLITTPEPKPVSIVLTAEPSSVPVDEAEPSKPARPNRCFSCDKKVGVMGFKCKCGSTFCGSHRYPEKHECSFDFKEVGRDAIAKANPVVKADKVQRI; this is encoded by the coding sequence atgaGCTCTGAGCAAAACAACAGCACAAGCTTCCCACCAACTGAGCCAAAACTCTGCGACAACGGATGCGGTTTCTTCGGGTCACCCTCCAACATGAACCTTTGTTCCAAATGTTACCGAAGCTTCCATGCCGAGGAAGAGCAAACAGAAGTAGCAAAAGCAGCTGTCAAGAACTCATTAAAGCTTCCATCTTGCACTCTCATCACCACTCCTGAGCCTAAACCAGTCTCTATTGTTTTAACCGCTGAGCCGTCTTCAGTTCCTGTGGACGAGGCAGAGCCATCGAAACCTGCACGGCCCAACAGGTGTTTCAGCTGTGACAAGAAGGTTGGAGTTATGGGGTTTAAATGCAAATGTGGTAGCACCTTCTGCGGGAGCCATAGGTATCCAGAGAAGCACGAGTGTAGCTTCGATTTTAAAGAAGTTGGACGTGATGCAATCGCGAAGGCGAATCCTGTGGTTAAGGCGGATAAAGTCCAGAGGATTTGA